Sequence from the Gammaproteobacteria bacterium genome:
TGCGCCGCATCCACTCTGCTCAGCACGGCAGCAAGAATGTCGCAATCGCGTTCTTCGAGTAAATGAATGAACGCCCTGGCCGCATCGACGATCTGCTCCGCGTCGCGCAGATAACCTTTCACGACCGGCATCACATAACAGCCCAGGTTGTTGGCCACGTCCGCGTTGAAGTCGAATTCGAGCGCAGCGTCGACACCGCTGAAGTCGGTGCCCAGGCAGACAATGTGATCACAATGCACTTGCAGGGATTTGAATTTTTCCAGGATGACCTTGAGCAGGTCATCCTGGCGATCCCGGGTGATGTAGTCCCTGGCCTGTTCGTGACTGCAACCGAACATCATTTCGAACGGTTGACTCAACGAATAACGCGCAGTCATCAGCTCGATGATCGGATCGCCTGAGTGCTCACTGCGAATGACGGGACGGAAAAAGCCCAGACGATTGGTCTGTGTAGACAGCAGTTCCATCAGCCCGAGCGCGACCACGGACTTGCCACTTTTCGCTTCCGCGCCGGCCACGTAAATATTCTGTGTCATTGTTCTCAATACTCTTGAGTCGGATTCGCCGCCCGGAATATCCAGGCCGGTCGGCAGTGTCTACACCCCCGTCATCAGGCTCTGATGGAATCAGGCGGTACCTATCGTGCAGCACAAACAGGGTCAGGTCTTGTCTCGTGCCTTTTCAGGTAGATTCACAATTCTGCCGATCCTGGAATAAGGTAATCCACCATGCTCGCTAATCTCTCGCATATTGTAGCCTCCACTATTCAAGGCTTCGAAAATCGCAGTATCGCGATCTCGGTGTTTGTCGAAATACCAAGTCAACGGCCGGGACACGGGCCGTCGTTGCGTCTTGGGGATTTCACTCAAGCGTCGGTCTGCGTCTATTTTGCGCTGCATCGTATCCACAAATGCATCTGAATCCAGATAGATTTGATTCTTGAGTTCTTGCCAGGGGAAAGGCCGATTCTTTCCGTCGGCGACAAACCGTCGGTACGCGGTCTGTGCCTGTTGCTTGCGTTCGGCGAACGCGGCCAGTATCCAGTCGATCTCCAGCCAATTGGGCACCACGGTCATTCCTACCGTAACCCGATAGTTGCTCCAGGGCCAATCCCGTGCCGTGCGTACCATGCGGGCGCGAACGGGATTGAGAACGATGTAGCGAGATAACTCCAACAGATGATCGTCTTTTTGTACCAAGATGGCCTTGTATCGGCATTGATAGACGTGTCCTACCTACCCGATAAGGGCTCCAGCAAACTCTATACGTAGCGGTCTTGCCATGGAGGCAGTCTACTCGAGCCACAGTCACGGGACAAGACCTGACCCCCGCTTGCATACAGGAACGCGACCCGTTATCGCTAAGATGCCCGCGGTAACCCGACGATCTGGCGGCGCAACTACTTCGCGAAGGTCCCAACGAGTTCCGCTTGGG
This genomic interval carries:
- a CDS encoding addiction module toxin RelE, with the protein product MVQKDDHLLELSRYIVLNPVRARMVRTARDWPWSNYRVTVGMTVVPNWLEIDWILAAFAERKQQAQTAYRRFVADGKNRPFPWQELKNQIYLDSDAFVDTMQRKIDADRRLSEIPKTQRRPVSRPLTWYFDKHRDRDTAIFEALNSGGYNMREISEHGGLPYSRIGRIVNLPEKARDKT